One part of the Parabacteroides distasonis ATCC 8503 genome encodes these proteins:
- a CDS encoding barstar family protein: MENIFFVKYPRMYLVEDTFIGYVYKVRDKMDLFLNLSKALVFPNYFGENWDALCEVYRDFDWISNNDIVIIHEDLSLLDEYDLRMYLKIIKITLSFWAGFNDHSVCFIFSEKDKKRIMDVVDLMK, translated from the coding sequence ATGGAGAATATATTTTTTGTAAAGTATCCTAGAATGTATCTAGTGGAGGATACATTTATTGGATATGTATATAAAGTACGAGACAAAATGGATTTATTCCTTAACTTATCAAAAGCTCTAGTGTTTCCTAATTATTTTGGAGAAAATTGGGATGCTCTTTGTGAAGTTTATAGGGATTTTGACTGGATATCTAATAATGATATTGTAATAATACATGAAGATTTATCATTGTTAGATGAGTATGACTTAAGAATGTATTTGAAAATAATTAAAATAACTCTTTCATTTTGGGCTGGTTTTAATGATCATTCTGTATGTTTTATTTTTTCAGAGAAAGATAAAAAACGAATAATGGATGTCGTTGATTTAATGAAATAA
- a CDS encoding outer membrane beta-barrel protein encodes MKMIKCLSVLFVSFLFLMTGCAPKVITNISKSYPASVTADKVRLYELGEAVPASAERIGNVSVVDNGVSTKCNYDQVVWLAKQETAKAGGNALALTDHRKPSLLGSSCHQIAGSMLLVSDTAAFRAAPLSKALDLEEEAVVEKSSFEHNTIYANIGYAFVTSKFYLPPGGSGHPKNGLDWQVGYDWISRSGFGAGLLYSGYKSSYIYSGIDINVGLTYVAPQFVMKQIINRWIVEEKIGIGYFSYRESARGISESLSGVGYNFSLGAEYLLSKHVGVGLNIGYVGGSLPKQENVSYDKGDYSGLFRLTFDAGVRFHF; translated from the coding sequence ATGAAAATGATTAAATGTTTGTCTGTCTTATTTGTCTCTTTTCTGTTTCTAATGACAGGATGTGCGCCCAAAGTCATTACAAATATCTCTAAAAGTTACCCGGCAAGCGTAACTGCGGATAAGGTTCGTTTGTATGAGCTGGGGGAGGCTGTTCCTGCCTCGGCAGAGAGGATCGGCAATGTTTCTGTAGTGGATAACGGAGTGTCTACTAAATGTAATTATGATCAGGTTGTTTGGTTGGCGAAACAAGAAACGGCAAAAGCGGGAGGTAACGCATTGGCGTTGACAGACCATCGGAAACCTTCATTATTGGGTAGTAGTTGCCATCAGATAGCCGGTAGTATGCTTTTAGTGTCGGACACGGCGGCGTTTCGGGCCGCTCCTCTATCGAAAGCTTTGGATTTGGAGGAAGAGGCTGTCGTGGAGAAGTCTTCATTTGAGCATAACACGATTTATGCGAATATAGGTTACGCTTTTGTGACCAGTAAATTTTATTTGCCACCGGGTGGGTCTGGCCATCCTAAAAACGGATTGGATTGGCAAGTTGGGTATGATTGGATATCAAGGAGCGGTTTCGGTGCTGGCTTATTGTATTCGGGATATAAATCGTCTTATATTTATTCGGGAATAGATATTAACGTGGGGCTTACTTATGTCGCTCCTCAATTTGTGATGAAACAAATCATAAACCGATGGATCGTGGAAGAGAAAATAGGTATAGGATATTTTAGTTACCGGGAATCGGCGAGGGGGATAAGCGAGTCCTTATCCGGTGTAGGATATAATTTCTCATTAGGCGCAGAATATCTTTTGTCAAAGCATGTGGGAGTGGGCTTGAATATCGGTTATGTAGGAGGTTCCTTACCCAAGCAAGAGAATGTCTCTTACGATAAAGGAGATTACTCTGGCTTATTTCGTTTGACTTTTGATGCGGGGGTACGATTCCATTTCTAA
- a CDS encoding DUF5025 domain-containing protein has translation MRYLIYFSLFLLQLAFISCEKEEIIEDTPKETPYYLGYFEGAVNGQDISIRNKSASWRYIDAGFYSEVRRGEWEVLRCSHWTIPLDRKHSSRYAMKVVLLPLQEGEYNIEKGIRTQEEITSYIRITDSLNKVEYCPLKKPFKVYVDSVRYHESSMMPYIEGKMEGTLYNRYDVNDSIVVKDAIFGIH, from the coding sequence ATGAGATACCTAATTTATTTTTCACTATTTCTTTTGCAGTTGGCGTTTATCTCTTGCGAGAAAGAAGAGATAATAGAGGATACACCTAAAGAAACACCCTATTATCTGGGATATTTTGAGGGGGCGGTAAACGGACAGGATATTTCTATTAGGAATAAGTCGGCTTCATGGAGATATATAGATGCTGGATTTTATTCGGAAGTAAGGAGGGGAGAATGGGAGGTCTTGAGATGTTCGCATTGGACGATTCCACTGGATCGCAAACATTCAAGCCGTTATGCGATGAAGGTGGTATTGCTCCCATTACAAGAAGGAGAATATAATATAGAGAAGGGGATTCGGACACAAGAGGAGATAACGTCTTATATCCGGATAACGGATTCACTAAATAAGGTGGAATATTGTCCTTTAAAAAAACCGTTTAAGGTCTATGTGGATAGTGTTCGTTACCATGAATCGTCCATGATGCCGTATATTGAGGGAAAGATGGAAGGGACTTTATATAATAGGTACGATGTAAATGATTCTATCGTCGTAAAAGATGCTATATTCGGTATCCATTGA
- a CDS encoding TapB family protein, with product MKVKILYTALISLIAGGAMAQDCTFFFPQTEGTVWVRKGYDAKGNLQSVMSYQVDEVETLPSGQEVEADYVYTNPSGTIVNKGDIKAYCQNGEFFLDSKETLSYPGVVSEMNTNVDITENFINYPNPYAANFDKNNVYFDEASVKIYDKKNRKNRKDMAIKDREFIKTESITTPAGTFDCAKVKYNIATRSPKSKETITGYGYEWYSPNVGLVRTEQYDKNNVLQSYTVLEELK from the coding sequence ATGAAGGTGAAAATATTATACACGGCTTTAATCTCATTGATCGCGGGAGGAGCGATGGCGCAAGATTGTACGTTCTTCTTTCCGCAAACAGAGGGAACGGTATGGGTCCGTAAAGGATATGACGCGAAGGGAAACTTACAATCTGTTATGAGTTATCAAGTGGATGAGGTGGAAACATTGCCTTCCGGCCAAGAGGTGGAAGCGGACTACGTATATACTAATCCCTCCGGTACGATCGTGAACAAAGGAGATATCAAGGCATACTGCCAGAATGGAGAATTTTTCCTCGACTCGAAAGAGACGCTCTCTTATCCGGGAGTGGTATCGGAAATGAATACGAATGTGGATATCACGGAGAACTTTATAAATTACCCAAATCCGTATGCGGCTAATTTCGATAAGAATAACGTGTATTTCGACGAGGCTTCCGTAAAGATCTACGATAAGAAGAACCGGAAGAATCGTAAGGATATGGCCATTAAGGACCGTGAGTTTATTAAAACGGAAAGCATAACAACTCCTGCCGGTACGTTCGATTGCGCTAAGGTAAAATATAATATCGCTACACGTTCCCCTAAATCAAAGGAGACAATCACTGGGTATGGCTATGAGTGGTACAGCCCGAATGTAGGCTTAGTGCGTACGGAACAATATGATAAGAATAACGTATTACAATCCTATACGGTATTGGAAGAATTAAAATAA
- a CDS encoding PH domain-containing protein, which translates to MEREYKSKVGWWYHLVIIMVVIGCVAAFLRTNISAIVGMMVAALGVLHVFFNTYYRITEDDMLIAHCSIFPEKKIAIADIEALESTVMPVSSYALSLDRLIIWSNGKPWMLISPTNRADFIKQLRKINPNIQLK; encoded by the coding sequence ATGGAAAGAGAATATAAATCAAAAGTGGGATGGTGGTATCATCTGGTGATTATCATGGTGGTAATTGGTTGCGTGGCCGCGTTTTTGCGTACCAATATATCGGCTATAGTGGGTATGATGGTCGCTGCGTTGGGGGTGCTTCATGTTTTCTTTAATACGTATTACCGGATAACGGAAGATGATATGTTGATAGCGCATTGTAGTATTTTCCCGGAGAAGAAGATCGCTATCGCTGATATAGAGGCGTTGGAATCTACCGTGATGCCGGTGTCAAGCTACGCCCTTTCGTTGGATCGGCTGATCATATGGAGCAATGGGAAACCTTGGATGCTCATATCTCCGACCAACCGGGCTGATTTTATCAAACAGTTGAGAAAGATAAATCCTAATATACAACTTAAATAG
- the lpdA gene encoding dihydrolipoyl dehydrogenase, with amino-acid sequence MKYDVAIIGGGPAGYTAAERAAQGGLSTILFEKNALGGVCLNEGCVPTKTLLYSAKTYDNIKHASKYAVKAENPSFDLPKIIARKNKVVKKLTAGIRMKMTEHGVVMVTAEACIQGRAADGTITIAAGEELYEAANLLICTGSETVIPPIPGLAETEYWTSREALQSKELPASLVIIGGGVIGMEFASFFNSLGVEVHVVEMLDKILGPMDRELSEMLQAEYAKRGIKFYLSHKVTGVHGTEVSVEKDGETFTLHGDKVLLSVGRRPVTKGFGLETLAPETFRNGVKVNEYMQTSLPNVYACGDITAFSLLAHTAVSEAEVAVDHLLGKSRPMSYKAIPGVVYTNPEIAGVGKTEEELQAEGISYTVKKIPMAFSGRFVAENEMGNGVCKLILSEDETLIGAHMLGNPASELIVIAGIAIEKGMKSDELKSFVFPHPTVGEIIKEALY; translated from the coding sequence ATGAAATACGATGTCGCTATAATCGGTGGAGGTCCTGCCGGTTATACTGCCGCAGAGAGAGCGGCGCAGGGTGGGCTTTCCACGATTCTTTTTGAGAAAAACGCATTGGGCGGGGTTTGTTTGAATGAGGGATGCGTGCCGACAAAGACGCTTCTTTATTCCGCTAAGACGTATGATAATATCAAGCATGCTTCCAAGTATGCGGTGAAAGCGGAGAATCCTTCTTTTGATCTCCCGAAAATCATCGCCCGTAAGAATAAGGTCGTGAAAAAGCTGACAGCCGGTATCCGTATGAAAATGACGGAGCATGGCGTGGTGATGGTTACGGCGGAAGCTTGTATCCAAGGGCGTGCGGCCGACGGGACGATTACGATCGCCGCCGGAGAAGAGCTATACGAGGCTGCGAACCTTTTGATCTGTACGGGATCGGAAACGGTAATTCCTCCTATACCCGGATTGGCGGAGACGGAATATTGGACGAGCCGGGAGGCGTTGCAATCGAAGGAGCTTCCGGCCTCTTTGGTGATAATCGGTGGAGGCGTGATCGGTATGGAGTTCGCTTCTTTCTTCAATAGCCTTGGGGTAGAGGTACATGTCGTGGAGATGTTGGATAAGATATTAGGCCCGATGGATCGCGAGCTGTCCGAAATGTTGCAAGCGGAATACGCTAAACGGGGGATTAAGTTCTATCTAAGTCATAAAGTGACCGGGGTGCATGGAACCGAGGTTTCTGTAGAGAAAGACGGGGAGACATTCACGTTACATGGCGATAAGGTCCTTTTGAGTGTAGGGCGTCGTCCGGTTACGAAAGGTTTTGGCTTGGAGACACTGGCTCCGGAGACTTTTCGTAATGGGGTGAAGGTGAATGAGTACATGCAGACTTCCCTGCCAAATGTATATGCTTGTGGTGATATTACCGCTTTTTCCTTACTGGCGCATACGGCAGTTAGCGAGGCGGAGGTGGCCGTGGATCATCTCTTGGGCAAATCGCGCCCGATGAGTTATAAGGCTATTCCGGGTGTCGTTTATACGAATCCGGAGATCGCCGGTGTCGGGAAGACAGAGGAGGAGTTGCAGGCAGAAGGTATTTCGTATACCGTGAAAAAAATACCGATGGCATTCTCTGGGCGTTTTGTCGCGGAGAATGAGATGGGGAATGGTGTTTGTAAGTTGATCTTGTCGGAGGATGAAACGTTGATCGGTGCCCATATGTTGGGTAATCCGGCCTCGGAGTTGATCGTGATCGCCGGAATCGCTATTGAGAAGGGGATGAAATCGGATGAGTTAAAGTCGTTTGTGTTCCCGCATCCTACGGTAGGAGAGATTATTAAGGAAGCGCTTTATTGA
- a CDS encoding DUF4271 domain-containing protein, giving the protein MGIFEGYVGIRLWDGQLVDDVVFSLLFVLFMCFALVFRTNYRLFLKMMRDVVYVKERQNLFEVTRGSEWLFRNFMTFQALFLCSVCLFAIAKAYGYFNHLLENTVLISIGLIMMVLMLFYWCKRCFYYLLGVVFTDAPKYKFWKTNYNAIIGAWGICLYIPALWLVFVGSSIQIPVLLFVFFYILCRFVIIYKTIRIFHRKNSSFLYISLYLCGQEILPLVFLYEGIIYLYNFIESSTLWH; this is encoded by the coding sequence ATGGGTATATTTGAAGGATATGTAGGGATTCGTTTGTGGGACGGACAATTGGTGGACGATGTGGTCTTTAGCCTTTTGTTCGTCTTATTTATGTGTTTTGCGTTGGTGTTCCGTACCAATTATCGTTTATTCCTGAAGATGATGCGTGATGTGGTATATGTGAAAGAACGTCAAAATTTATTTGAGGTAACGAGGGGGAGCGAATGGCTCTTCCGGAATTTCATGACGTTTCAAGCCTTGTTTCTTTGTAGCGTTTGTCTTTTTGCTATCGCTAAGGCATATGGGTATTTCAACCATTTGCTAGAAAATACGGTGTTGATATCTATTGGGTTGATAATGATGGTATTGATGCTGTTTTATTGGTGTAAGCGCTGTTTCTATTATTTATTGGGGGTTGTTTTTACGGACGCTCCGAAATACAAGTTTTGGAAGACTAATTATAACGCTATTATAGGAGCGTGGGGGATCTGTTTATACATTCCGGCACTTTGGTTGGTATTCGTGGGGAGCAGTATACAGATTCCTGTTTTGTTGTTTGTATTTTTCTATATTCTGTGTCGTTTTGTGATAATTTATAAGACCATACGGATATTTCACAGGAAAAATAGCAGTTTTTTATATATTAGTTTGTACCTTTGCGGCCAAGAAATATTGCCTTTAGTTTTTCTGTATGAAGGCATTATTTATTTGTATAACTTTATCGAGTCAAGTACTCTATGGCATTGA
- a CDS encoding uroporphyrinogen-III synthase, producing MNIKKLLVSQPKPASEKSPYFDIAEKYGVEIDFRPFIKVEPLSSKEFRQQRISVLDHTAVIFTARTAIDHFFHLCEELRVAIPETMKYFCMTEAIAVYLQKYIVYRKRKIFYGQTGKADDLVTVIAKHAKEKYLVPVSDVHKDDLFALLDAKKINYTKAVMFRTVSNDFAKDEKFDYDMLVFFSPSGISSLLKNFPDFKQDDIKIGCFGPTTAKAVKDAGLRLDVEAPTVEAPSMTAALDLYLKKQQDGKK from the coding sequence TTGAATATTAAAAAATTATTGGTATCACAACCGAAGCCTGCATCGGAGAAATCACCATATTTCGATATTGCAGAAAAATACGGTGTGGAAATAGATTTCCGCCCGTTCATCAAGGTTGAACCTTTATCTTCCAAGGAGTTCAGGCAGCAACGAATCTCGGTTTTGGATCATACCGCCGTTATTTTTACGGCTCGTACGGCTATCGATCATTTCTTTCATTTATGCGAGGAATTGCGTGTGGCTATCCCGGAAACGATGAAGTATTTCTGTATGACAGAGGCGATCGCTGTTTATCTCCAGAAGTATATCGTTTATAGAAAACGTAAGATTTTTTATGGTCAGACCGGTAAGGCAGATGATTTGGTGACTGTTATCGCCAAACATGCGAAGGAGAAATACCTAGTACCTGTTTCCGATGTACATAAAGATGATCTATTCGCTTTGTTAGACGCGAAGAAAATCAACTATACGAAAGCGGTGATGTTCCGTACGGTGAGCAATGATTTCGCGAAGGACGAGAAATTCGATTATGATATGTTGGTTTTCTTTAGTCCGTCGGGTATCTCTTCCTTATTGAAGAACTTCCCGGATTTCAAACAAGACGATATAAAGATCGGCTGTTTTGGCCCTACTACGGCAAAGGCTGTTAAAGATGCGGGTCTGCGTTTGGACGTTGAGGCTCCCACGGTGGAAGCCCCTTCTATGACTGCTGCTTTGGATTTATATCTGAAAAAACAGCAAGACGGTAAAAAATAA
- the rnpA gene encoding ribonuclease P protein component, with protein MTTKRYTLSKEERLSWKRYIDLLFEKGQSFVAFPLRVVYLPMEEEMPARASFLVSVPKKRFKRAVKRNLIKRQVREAYRVRKYDLLEPLEAKNKGMLIAFLYLDKEIHPYAAMEKAMKKAIHILRDKE; from the coding sequence ATGACGACAAAAAGGTATACCCTTTCAAAAGAAGAACGCCTGTCGTGGAAACGTTACATTGACCTATTATTCGAAAAAGGACAATCGTTCGTGGCGTTTCCACTGCGGGTCGTTTATTTACCGATGGAGGAAGAGATGCCTGCCCGTGCTTCCTTCTTAGTGAGTGTACCGAAGAAAAGATTTAAGAGAGCCGTAAAACGTAACTTGATCAAACGACAGGTACGTGAGGCTTACCGGGTTCGTAAATATGATTTACTGGAACCGTTGGAAGCGAAGAATAAGGGCATGTTAATCGCTTTCCTGTACCTCGATAAAGAGATCCATCCGTACGCTGCGATGGAAAAGGCAATGAAGAAAGCGATCCATATCCTTCGGGATAAAGAATAA
- the yidD gene encoding membrane protein insertion efficiency factor YidD: protein MRRFFTTLLLLPVYFYKYCISLMTPASCRYTPTCSEYAVQALKKYGPVKGLYLAVKRILRCHPWGGSGYDPVP from the coding sequence ATGAGACGCTTTTTTACCACATTACTCTTATTGCCGGTTTATTTCTACAAATATTGTATCTCTCTTATGACACCGGCTTCGTGCAGGTATACGCCCACTTGTTCCGAATATGCGGTGCAAGCCTTGAAGAAATATGGCCCTGTGAAAGGATTGTATCTTGCGGTTAAACGAATACTTCGTTGCCATCCTTGGGGTGGGAGCGGTTATGATCCGGTTCCGTAA
- a CDS encoding TatD family hydrolase, which yields MIRFRNAMGYYDIHTHQMPFHKEDIAIINRIVSPMGDMQPGSLPDTVIRSYGIHPWYIYNVKEQMDLLRVLVSGSGVVAIGEAGLDTLAESPMDLQKEVFLAQANLAEETHKPLIIHCVKAWADLIACKKAVKPEMPWIIHGFRGNGELASQLVRLGFYLSFGDRFNPSALRAAWPDFLFLETDDKSIDIRGVYQNVAEALDIPEEKLRIQIAKNVSIFHLNG from the coding sequence ATGATCCGGTTCCGTAACGCCATGGGTTATTATGATATACATACGCATCAGATGCCTTTCCATAAGGAGGATATCGCGATTATAAATAGGATCGTGAGTCCAATGGGTGATATGCAGCCGGGTTCACTTCCTGATACGGTTATTCGCTCATATGGTATTCATCCGTGGTATATATATAATGTAAAGGAGCAGATGGATCTACTTAGGGTATTGGTGTCTGGTTCGGGAGTCGTGGCGATCGGAGAGGCTGGACTTGATACACTGGCCGAATCTCCAATGGATTTGCAAAAAGAGGTGTTTCTGGCACAAGCCAATTTAGCGGAGGAAACACATAAGCCATTAATCATCCATTGCGTAAAAGCGTGGGCGGATCTCATTGCCTGTAAAAAGGCCGTGAAACCGGAGATGCCTTGGATTATCCATGGCTTTCGAGGTAATGGTGAACTTGCCTCCCAATTGGTTCGCTTGGGGTTTTATCTCTCTTTTGGAGATCGTTTTAATCCGTCGGCTTTGCGTGCCGCATGGCCTGATTTCCTTTTCTTGGAGACCGATGATAAATCGATTGATATCCGCGGGGTCTACCAAAATGTAGCGGAAGCGTTGGATATTCCGGAAGAAAAGCTGCGGATTCAAATCGCTAAAAACGTTTCTATCTTCCACCTAAACGGATAA
- the tyrS gene encoding tyrosine--tRNA ligase yields the protein MNFVEELRWRGMIADMMPGTEEQLQKELTSAYVGIDPTADSLHIGHLVSVMMLKHFQRAGHRPIALVGGATGMIGDPSMKSAERNLLDEATLRHNQDCIKKQLAKFLDFDSDAPNAAKLVNNYDWMKGYSFLNFIRDIGKHITVNYMMAKDSVKKRLSRESSVGMSFTEFSYQLLQGYDYLYLYEHEGCRLQMGGTDQWGNITTGTELIRRTLGGEAYALTCPLITKADGGKFGKTESGNIWLDRRYTSPYKFYQFWLNVSDADAAKYIKIFTDLSQEEIAALEAEQEAAPHLRPLQKRLAKEVTVMVHSLEDYEAAVEASNILFGNSTHEALLKLDEDTLLAVFEGVPHFDISRDELAAGIKAVDLCTEKAAIFPSKGEMRKLVQSGGVSFNKEKLAEVDTVIDCSSLLDDKYLLVQRGKKNYYLLIAK from the coding sequence ATGAATTTTGTAGAAGAATTAAGATGGAGGGGCATGATCGCTGATATGATGCCCGGGACGGAAGAGCAATTGCAGAAAGAGTTGACATCGGCCTATGTGGGGATTGACCCAACGGCAGACTCTTTGCATATCGGACACTTAGTAAGTGTGATGATGCTGAAGCATTTCCAACGTGCCGGTCATCGTCCTATCGCTTTAGTGGGTGGCGCTACCGGTATGATCGGTGACCCGTCTATGAAGTCTGCCGAGCGTAATTTGCTGGACGAGGCTACTCTTCGTCACAATCAGGATTGCATCAAGAAACAATTGGCTAAGTTCCTTGATTTTGACTCCGACGCTCCTAATGCCGCTAAGTTGGTGAACAACTATGACTGGATGAAGGGTTATTCTTTCTTGAATTTTATCCGTGATATCGGTAAGCATATTACCGTGAACTACATGATGGCTAAGGATTCAGTGAAGAAACGTTTGAGCCGCGAATCTAGTGTAGGTATGTCTTTCACCGAGTTTTCTTATCAATTGCTACAAGGCTACGATTATTTGTATTTGTATGAGCATGAGGGTTGCCGTCTACAGATGGGTGGTACCGATCAATGGGGTAATATCACGACTGGTACGGAATTGATCCGTCGTACGTTGGGAGGGGAGGCTTATGCCTTGACTTGCCCGTTGATCACGAAGGCCGACGGTGGTAAGTTCGGAAAGACGGAATCCGGTAATATCTGGTTGGATCGTCGCTATACTTCTCCGTATAAATTCTATCAATTCTGGTTGAACGTAAGCGACGCTGACGCCGCCAAGTATATCAAGATCTTCACGGACTTGAGCCAAGAAGAGATCGCCGCTTTGGAGGCGGAGCAAGAGGCCGCTCCTCATTTGCGTCCGTTGCAGAAACGTTTGGCGAAAGAAGTGACTGTTATGGTTCACTCTTTGGAAGATTATGAGGCCGCTGTCGAGGCTTCCAATATCTTGTTTGGTAACTCCACTCACGAGGCTTTGTTGAAATTGGATGAGGACACATTACTAGCCGTATTCGAGGGTGTTCCTCATTTCGATATCTCCCGTGATGAATTGGCCGCAGGAATCAAGGCTGTTGATTTATGTACTGAAAAAGCCGCTATCTTCCCTTCAAAAGGTGAGATGCGTAAATTGGTACAAAGTGGTGGCGTAAGTTTTAACAAAGAGAAACTAGCGGAGGTTGACACTGTAATTGATTGTTCTTCACTGCTTGACGATAAGTATTTATTGGTTCAAAGAGGTAAGAAAAATTATTATTTGTTGATCGCAAAGTAA
- a CDS encoding glycoside hydrolase family 16 protein produces the protein MSRSFLLFGFILYSVFLSSLANASDIDLSAPMDKGGWRLIWSEEFDYTGFPDSTKWSYDTEGNVYQWGNNEAQYYTSGRKENAWVSDGVLRITALKEPMEGRSYTSARLITKGKGDWLYGRFEIRAKLPTGRGTWPAIWMLPTDWEYGDWPKSGEIDIMENVGYDPDTIVGSSHTEKYNHAIGTQKNAKIACPDCYKAFHVYALEWEEDEYRLYVDDQLYFTFKNEGTGYEVWPYDKRFHILLNLAIGGNWGGQKGIDDSLFPHVFEIDYVRVYKK, from the coding sequence ATGTCACGGTCATTTCTTTTGTTTGGTTTTATCCTATATAGTGTTTTCTTGAGCAGTCTGGCGAATGCTAGTGATATCGATTTGTCTGCACCCATGGATAAAGGCGGGTGGAGATTGATATGGAGTGAGGAGTTTGACTATACGGGATTTCCTGATTCTACGAAATGGTCTTATGATACGGAAGGTAATGTATATCAATGGGGAAATAACGAGGCTCAATATTATACATCCGGCAGAAAGGAGAACGCTTGGGTCTCGGATGGGGTATTGAGGATTACGGCCTTGAAAGAACCGATGGAAGGTCGTTCATATACATCGGCTCGTCTGATTACGAAAGGAAAAGGGGATTGGTTGTACGGACGTTTTGAGATTCGGGCGAAACTCCCGACCGGACGAGGGACATGGCCGGCCATCTGGATGCTTCCAACGGATTGGGAATACGGGGATTGGCCAAAAAGCGGGGAAATAGATATTATGGAAAATGTGGGCTATGATCCCGATACGATCGTAGGTTCTTCGCATACGGAAAAATATAATCATGCGATCGGAACTCAAAAAAATGCTAAAATTGCGTGTCCGGATTGTTATAAAGCGTTTCACGTGTATGCCTTGGAATGGGAGGAAGATGAGTACCGGCTTTATGTAGATGATCAATTATACTTTACATTTAAGAACGAGGGGACAGGCTATGAGGTTTGGCCTTACGATAAACGCTTTCATATCTTGCTGAATCTGGCGATCGGTGGGAATTGGGGAGGCCAAAAGGGTATTGATGATTCTCTTTTTCCACATGTGTTTGAGATTGATTATGTGAGAGTTTATAAGAAGTAG